A genomic region of Miscanthus floridulus cultivar M001 chromosome 3, ASM1932011v1, whole genome shotgun sequence contains the following coding sequences:
- the LOC136545192 gene encoding 9-cis-epoxycarotenoid dioxygenase NCED4, chloroplastic-like has product MASSISAPASPAAPATAPATGRPKKPSQLNPTTGKTRTPVPARPMRAAPTPARREAAGAVPMWNPLQRLAAAALDAVEERLVAGVLERAHPLPRTADPAVQIAGNYAPVGERPPTGEFPVTGRVPACLDGVYVRNGANPLHAPRAGHHLFDGDGMLHAVRLRGGRAESYACRFTETARLRQERAIGRAVFPKAIGELHGHSGVARLLLFGARSLCGVLDASQGMGVANAGLVYHNNRLLAMSEDDLPYHVRVTADGDLETVGRYDFGGQLDTAMIAHPKLDPATGELFALSYNVVSKPFLKYFYFTAEGRKSPDVEIPVDAPTMMHDFAVTENHAIIPDQQIVFRLQEMVLGGSPVMYDRNKTARFGVLPKRATDASRLQWVEVPDCFCFHLWNAWEDDATGEIVVIGSCMTPADAVFNESADGEESFRSVLSEIRLDPRTGTSSRRAVLSDADQVNLEAGMVNRQLLGRKTRYAYLAIAEPWPKVSGFAKVDLEAGTVEKFIYGEGRFGGEPCFVPRPDSPAGASEDDGYVLCYVHDEGRGASEMLVVNACDMRAEAAVKLPGRVPYGLHGTFIGGEELQRQA; this is encoded by the coding sequence ATGGCGTCCTCCATCTCTGCTCCAGCTTCACCGGCGGCTCCGGCCACCGCGCCGGCGACGGGCAGGCCCAAGAAGCCGTCCCAGCTCAACCCGACCACCGGCAAGACCAGGACCCCGGTCCCCGCGCGGCCAATGCGCGCCGCTCCTACCCCAGCGCGGCGCGAGGCGGCCGGCGCCGTGCCCATGTGGAACCCGCTCCAGCGGCTCGCCGCGGCGGCGCTCGACGCGGTGGAGGAGAGGCTCGTGGCGGGCGTCCTGGAGCGCGCGCACCCACTGCCGCGGACCGCCGATCCGGCCGTCCAGATCGCCGGCAACTACGCGCCCGTCGGGGAGCGCCCTCCCACCGGCGAGTTCCCGGTCACCGGCCGCGTCCCGGCGTGCCTGGACGGCGTGTACGTCCGCAACGGCGCGAACCCGCTCCACGCGCCGCGCGCGGGGCACCACCTCTTCGACGGCGACGGCATGCTGCACGCCGTGCGGCTCCGCGGGGGCCGCGCCGAGTCGTACGCGTGCCGCTTCACGGAGACGGCGCGGCTCCGGCAGGAGCGCGCCATCGGGAGGGCCGTCTTCCCCAAGGCCATCGGCGAGCTCCACGGCCACTCGGGCGTGGCgcggctcctcctcttcggggcACGCTCCCTCTGCGGCGTGCTCGACGCGTCGCAGGGGATGGGGGTCGCCAACGCCGGGCTGGTGTACCATAACAACCGCCTCCTCGCCATGTCCGAGGACGACCTCCCCTACCACGTGCGCGTCACCGCCGACGGCGACCTCGAGACCGTGGGGCGGTACGACTTCGGCGGGCAGCTCGACACCGCCATGATCGCGCACCCGAAGCTGGACCCGGCCACCGGCGAGCTCTTCGCGCTCAGCTACAATGTCGTGTCCAAGCCGTTCCTCAAGTACTTCTACTTCACCGCCGAGGGCCGCAAGTCCCCCGACGTGGAGATCCCCGTGGACGCGCCCACCATGATGCACGACTTCGCCGTCACCGAGAACCACGCCATCATCCCGGACCAGCAGATCGTGTTCAGGCTCCAGGAGATGGTGCTGGGCGGCTCCCCCGTGATGTACGACCGGAACAAGACCGCGCGGTTCGGGGTGCTGCCGAAGCGCGCCACCGACGCGTCGCGGCTGCAGTGGGTGGAGGTCCCGGACTGCTTCTGCTTCCACCTCTGGAACGCGTGGGAGGACGACGCCACGGGCGAGATCGTGGTGATCGGGTCCTGCATGACCCCCGCCGACGCCGTGTTCAACGAGTCCGCCGACGGCGAGGAGAGCTTCCGCAGCGTGCTGTCAGAGATCCGGCTGGACCCGCGCACCGGCACGTCCTCGCGGCGCGCGGTCCTGAGCGACGCCGACCAGGTGAACCTGGAGGCCGGCATGGTGAACCGGCAGCTGCTGGGCAGGAAGACCCGCTACGCGTACCTCGCCATCGCCGAGCCGTGGCCCAAGGTGTCGGGCTTCGCCAAGGTGGACCTCGAGGCCGGCACCGTCGAGAAGTTCATCTACGGCGAGGGGCGGTTCGGCGGCGAGCCCTGCTTCGTGCCACGCCCGGACTCCCCCGCGGGCGCCTCGGAGGACGACGGGTACGTGCTGTGCTACGTGCACGACGAGGGCCGTGGCGCGTCGGAAATGCTCGTCGTCAACGCCTGCGACATGCGCGCCGAGGCCGCCGTGAAGCTGCCGGGCCGCGTGCCGTACGGGTTGCACGGCACCTTCATCGGCGGCGAGGAGCTGCAGCGGCAGGCCTAG